One genomic window of Oryctolagus cuniculus chromosome 11, mOryCun1.1, whole genome shotgun sequence includes the following:
- the PRELID3B gene encoding PRELI domain containing protein 3B, whose protein sequence is MKIWTSEHVFDHPWETVTTAAMQKYPNPMNPSVVGVDVLDRHVDPSGRLHSHRLLSTEWGLPSVVKSIIGAARTKTYVQEHSVVDPVERTMELKSTNISFTNMVSVDERLIYKPHPQDPEKTVLTQEAIITVKGVSLSSYLEGLMASTISSNANKGREAMEWVIHRLNAEIEELAASARGSIRAPMAAAAFAEK, encoded by the exons ATGAAGATCTGGACCTCGGAACACGTCTTTGA CCACCCATGGGAAACCGTTACAACGGCTGCAATGCAGAAGTACCCGAACCCGATGAACCCGAGCGTGGTTGGAGTGGACGTGCTGGACAGACACGTGGACCCGTCCGGAAGGCTGCACAGCCACAGGCTGCTGAGCACCGAGTGGGGCCTGCCCTCTGTCGTGAAGTCT ATTATTGGTGCAGCAAGAACCAAAACATATGTGCAAGAACATTCTGTGGTTGACCCTGTAGAGAGAACCATGGAGCTCAAATCTACCAAT ATTTCATTTACAAATATGGTTTCAGTAGATGAGAGACTCATATACAAGCCACATCCTCAGGACCCAGAAAA AACTGTCTTAACTCAAGAGGCCATAATCACTGTGAAAGGAGTCAGCCTGAGCAGCTACCTGGAAGGGCTGATGGCAAGTACGATATCCTCCAATGCCAATAAA GGCCGAGAAGCGATGGAGTGGGTGATCCATAGACTCAACGCCGAGATCGAAGAGCTGGCGGCGTCGGCGAGAGGGAGCATCAGGGCCCCGATGGCGGCGGCGGCGTTCGCGGAGAAGTGA
- the ATP5F1E gene encoding ATP synthase subunit epsilon, mitochondrial — MVAYWRQAGLSYIRYSQICAKAVRDALKTEFRANAEKTAGSSVKIVKVKKE; from the exons ATGGTGGCATACTGGCGCCAGGCTGGGCTCAG CTACATCCGGTACTCCCAGATCTGCGCCAAGGCCGTGAGGGATGCGCTCAAGACCGAGTTCAGAGCGAACGCGGAGAAGACCGCGGGCAGCAGCGTCAAGATTGTGAAAGTGAAGAAGGAGTGA
- the TUBB1 gene encoding tubulin beta-1 chain isoform X1, whose amino-acid sequence MREIVHIQIGQCGNQIGAKFWEVIGEEHGIDAAGSDCGASALQLERLSVYYNEAYGRKYVPRAVLVDLEPGTMDSIRSSRLGALFQPDSFVHGNSGAGNNWAKGHYTEGAELMETVMDVVRSESENCDCLQGFQIVHSLGGGTGSGMGTLLMNKIREEYPDRILNSFSVMPSPKVSDTVVEPYNAVLSIHQLIENTDACFCIDNEALYDICFRTLKLTTPTYSDLNHLVSLTMSGITTSLRFPGQLNADLRKLAVNMVPFPRLHFFMPGFAPLTAQGSQQYRALSVAELTQQMFDARNTMAACDPRRGRYLTVACIFRGKMSTKEVDQQLLSVQTRHSSCFVEWIPNNVKVAVCDIPPRGLNMAATFIGNNTAIQELFGRVSEHFSAMFKRKAFVHWYTSEGMDVSEFGEAESNIHDLVSEYQQFQDATAALEDEAEQEAEVERDAEDPQP is encoded by the exons ATGCGTGAAATCGTCCACATCCAGATTGGCCAGTGTGGCAACCAGATCGGAGCCAAG tTCTGGGAGGTGATCGGCGAGGAGCACGGCATCGACGCAGCGGGGAGCGACTGCGGGGCCTCTGCCTTGCAGCTGGAGAGACTCAGCGTGTACTACAATGAAGCCTACG GTAGGAAATACGTGCCCCGAGCAGTCCTGGTGGACCTGGAGCCGGGGACGATGGACAGCATCCGGTCAAGCAGGCTGGGGGCCCTCTTTCAGCCGGACAGTTTTGTGCACG GGAACTCTGGGGCTGGCAACAACTGGGCCAAGGGCCACTACACCGAGGGAGCTGAGCTGATGGAGACCGTCATGGACGTGGTGAGGAGCGAGAGCGAGAACTGCGACTGTCTGCAGGGCTTCCAGATCGTCCACTCCCTGGGCGGGGGCACGGGCTCGGGCATGGGCACCCTGCTCATGAACAAGATCCGCGAGGAGTACCCCGACCGCATCCTCAACTCCTTCAGCGTCATGCCCTCGCCCAAGGTCTCGGACACGGTGGTGGAGCCCTACAACGCCGTGCTGTCCATCCACCAGCTCATCGAGAACACGGACGCCTGCTTCTGCATCGACAACGAGGCCCTCTACGACATCTGCTTCCGCACGCTCAAGCTGACCACGCCCACCTACAGCGACCTCAACCACCTGGTGTCCCTGACCATGAGTGGCATCACCACCTCCCTGCGCTTCCCCGGCCAGCTCAACGCCGACCTGCGCAAGCTGGCCGTGAACATGGTGCCCTTCCCGCGCCTGCACTTCTTCATGCCGGGCTTTGCTCCGCTcacagcccagggcagccagcaGTACCGGGCCCTGTCCGTGGCCGAGCTCACCCAGCAGATGTTTGACGCCCGCAACACCATGGCTGCCTGCGACCCCCGCCGGGGCCGCTACCTGACGGTGGCCTGCATCTTCCGTGGCAAGATGTCCACCAAGGAGGTGGACCAGCAGCTGCTGTCCGTGCAGACCAGGCACAGCAGCTGCTTCGTGGAGTGGATCCCCAACAACGTCAAGGTGGCCGTCTGCGACATCCCGCCCCGCGGGCTGAACATGGCCGCCACCTTCATAGGCAACAACACGGCCATCCAGGAGCTCTTCGGCAGGGTGTCCGAGCACTTCTCGGCCATGTTCAAGAGGAAAGCCTTCGTGCACTGGTACACGAGTGAAGGGATGGATGTGAGCGAGTTTGGGGAAGCCGAAAGCAACATCCACGACCTGGTGTCTGAGTACCAGCAATTCCAGGACGCCACGGCGGCCCTGGAGGACGAGGCCGAGCAGGAGGCCGAGGTGGAACGAGATGCGGAGGACCCTCAGCCGTGA
- the TUBB1 gene encoding tubulin beta-1 chain isoform X2, translated as MDSIRSSRLGALFQPDSFVHGNSGAGNNWAKGHYTEGAELMETVMDVVRSESENCDCLQGFQIVHSLGGGTGSGMGTLLMNKIREEYPDRILNSFSVMPSPKVSDTVVEPYNAVLSIHQLIENTDACFCIDNEALYDICFRTLKLTTPTYSDLNHLVSLTMSGITTSLRFPGQLNADLRKLAVNMVPFPRLHFFMPGFAPLTAQGSQQYRALSVAELTQQMFDARNTMAACDPRRGRYLTVACIFRGKMSTKEVDQQLLSVQTRHSSCFVEWIPNNVKVAVCDIPPRGLNMAATFIGNNTAIQELFGRVSEHFSAMFKRKAFVHWYTSEGMDVSEFGEAESNIHDLVSEYQQFQDATAALEDEAEQEAEVERDAEDPQP; from the exons ATGGACAGCATCCGGTCAAGCAGGCTGGGGGCCCTCTTTCAGCCGGACAGTTTTGTGCACG GGAACTCTGGGGCTGGCAACAACTGGGCCAAGGGCCACTACACCGAGGGAGCTGAGCTGATGGAGACCGTCATGGACGTGGTGAGGAGCGAGAGCGAGAACTGCGACTGTCTGCAGGGCTTCCAGATCGTCCACTCCCTGGGCGGGGGCACGGGCTCGGGCATGGGCACCCTGCTCATGAACAAGATCCGCGAGGAGTACCCCGACCGCATCCTCAACTCCTTCAGCGTCATGCCCTCGCCCAAGGTCTCGGACACGGTGGTGGAGCCCTACAACGCCGTGCTGTCCATCCACCAGCTCATCGAGAACACGGACGCCTGCTTCTGCATCGACAACGAGGCCCTCTACGACATCTGCTTCCGCACGCTCAAGCTGACCACGCCCACCTACAGCGACCTCAACCACCTGGTGTCCCTGACCATGAGTGGCATCACCACCTCCCTGCGCTTCCCCGGCCAGCTCAACGCCGACCTGCGCAAGCTGGCCGTGAACATGGTGCCCTTCCCGCGCCTGCACTTCTTCATGCCGGGCTTTGCTCCGCTcacagcccagggcagccagcaGTACCGGGCCCTGTCCGTGGCCGAGCTCACCCAGCAGATGTTTGACGCCCGCAACACCATGGCTGCCTGCGACCCCCGCCGGGGCCGCTACCTGACGGTGGCCTGCATCTTCCGTGGCAAGATGTCCACCAAGGAGGTGGACCAGCAGCTGCTGTCCGTGCAGACCAGGCACAGCAGCTGCTTCGTGGAGTGGATCCCCAACAACGTCAAGGTGGCCGTCTGCGACATCCCGCCCCGCGGGCTGAACATGGCCGCCACCTTCATAGGCAACAACACGGCCATCCAGGAGCTCTTCGGCAGGGTGTCCGAGCACTTCTCGGCCATGTTCAAGAGGAAAGCCTTCGTGCACTGGTACACGAGTGAAGGGATGGATGTGAGCGAGTTTGGGGAAGCCGAAAGCAACATCCACGACCTGGTGTCTGAGTACCAGCAATTCCAGGACGCCACGGCGGCCCTGGAGGACGAGGCCGAGCAGGAGGCCGAGGTGGAACGAGATGCGGAGGACCCTCAGCCGTGA